From Musa acuminata AAA Group cultivar baxijiao chromosome BXJ3-8, Cavendish_Baxijiao_AAA, whole genome shotgun sequence, one genomic window encodes:
- the LOC103995741 gene encoding probable pyridoxal 5'-phosphate synthase subunit PDX1, producing the protein MSDSGVVMVYGKGAALSEPKKSSTFSVKVGLAQMLRGGVIMDVVTPGQARIAEEAGACAVMALERVPADIRAQGGVARMSDPGLIKEIKRAVTIPVMAKARIGHFVEAQILEAVGVDYVDESEVLTPADDQNHINKHNFRVPFVCGCRDLGEAVRRIREGAAMIRTKGEAGTGNIIEAVRHVRSVMGDIRALRNMDDDEVFTFAKRIAAPYDLVMQTKQLGRLPVVHFAAGGVATPADAALMMQLGCDGVFVGSGIFKSGDPARRARAIVQAVTHYSDPEILAEVSCGLGEAMVGINLNDTNVERFASRSE; encoded by the coding sequence ATGTCGGACAGCGGCGTTGTGATGGTCTACGGCAAGGGTGCCGCCCTGTCGGAGCCGAAGAAGTCGTCCACCTTCTCCGTCAAGGTGGGGCTGGCGCAGATGCTGCGCGGCGGCGTCATCATGGACGTGGTCACCCCCGGGCAGGCCCGCATTGCGGAGGAGGCCGGTGCCTGCGCCGTCATGGCCCTGGAGCGCGTCCCCGCCGACATCCGCGCCCAGGGCGGCGTCGCCCGCATGTCCGACCCCGGCCTCATCAAGGAGATCAAGCGTGCCGTCACCATCCCCGTCATGGCCAAAGCCCGCATCGGCCACTTCGTCGAGGCCCAGATCCTCGAAGCCGTCGGGGTCGACTACGTGGACGAGAGCGAGGTCCTCACCCCCGCTGACGACCAGAACCACATCAACAAGCACAACTTCCGGGTGCCTTTCGTGTGCGGCTGCCGCGACCTCGGCGAGGCCGTCCGCCGCATCCGCGAGGGCGCTGCCATGATCCGCACCAAGGGCGAGGCCGGCACCGGCAACATCATCGAGGCCGTCCGCCACGTCCGTTCCGTCATGGGCGACATCCGCGCCCTCCGCAACATGGACGACGACGAGGTCTTCACTTTCGCCAAGCGCATCGCCGCTCCGTACGACCTCGTCATGCAGACCAAACAGCTCGGCAGGCTTCCCGTCGTTCATTTCGCTGCTGGAGGGGTTGCCACCCCCGCCGACGCGGCTCTCATGATGCAGCTCGGCTGCGATGGCGTGTTTGTCGGATCCGGCATCTTCAAGAGCGGTGACCCCGCGCGCAGGGCCAGGGCCATCGTTCAAGCAGTCACCCATTACAGCGACCCGGAGATCCTGGCGGAGGTGAGCTGCGGCCTGGGGGAGGCCATGGTGGGGATCAATCTCAACGACACCAATGTCGAGAGGTTCGCAAGCCGCTCAGAGTAG